From a single bacterium genomic region:
- a CDS encoding glycosyltransferase family 4 protein, with product MKICIISDLYYPYPGGVSEHVYHSACELVKLGHNVSILTTNYDWLNSSFTEEYDKSINIIRIGRAQRFYINKSVGIIPMALDLEKQARSVIKEHNFDVLHIHCPNSFIGMFAIKHSRAVNIATFHSASPKLSWHKYAAAVVQPYTKRLDGMIAVSEVALRTMKQSQTTKTVSAIPNITIIPNGVDTTKFSATVKPIPELNKGNFFNILFVGRFEPRKGLDYLISAFQFVRKEIKSARLIVVGKGWLNDTVIKNNMEGINFVGFVEPALLPSYYASCNIFCSPATDRESFGIVLLEGMAAGACVIASNIDGYSQVVKDGEDGLLFEPKNPVAIADTIIKLYKEPELYNRLVANGRQTALKYSWDKVTKEIEKFYNYVKENK from the coding sequence ATGAAAATTTGCATCATTTCTGACCTTTATTATCCTTACCCGGGCGGAGTCTCCGAACACGTATATCATTCTGCCTGCGAGTTGGTAAAACTCGGACATAACGTCTCAATACTAACTACAAACTACGATTGGTTAAACTCATCTTTTACCGAAGAATACGACAAATCCATAAATATTATCCGTATCGGGAGGGCACAGCGTTTCTACATAAACAAATCCGTCGGCATAATACCGATGGCATTGGACTTAGAAAAACAAGCCCGTTCCGTGATAAAAGAGCATAACTTTGACGTTCTACATATTCATTGTCCCAACTCATTTATCGGGATGTTTGCAATAAAACATTCCCGCGCGGTAAACATCGCAACTTTTCATTCTGCCTCCCCAAAACTAAGCTGGCACAAATATGCGGCTGCAGTCGTCCAGCCATATACAAAAAGACTCGATGGAATGATTGCAGTTTCCGAAGTAGCGCTCAGAACAATGAAACAAAGCCAGACGACAAAGACGGTTTCTGCCATACCGAACATTACAATCATTCCTAACGGTGTGGATACTACGAAATTTTCTGCCACGGTAAAACCAATTCCCGAATTAAACAAGGGCAACTTTTTTAATATTTTATTCGTTGGCAGGTTTGAGCCCCGCAAAGGACTTGACTATTTAATCTCTGCTTTCCAGTTCGTGCGAAAAGAAATAAAATCCGCTAGACTAATTGTTGTCGGCAAGGGCTGGCTTAATGATACCGTAATAAAAAATAATATGGAAGGGATTAATTTTGTGGGTTTTGTCGAGCCTGCGCTTCTTCCAAGTTACTACGCAAGCTGCAATATTTTTTGTTCCCCGGCAACGGACAGGGAAAGTTTCGGGATAGTTTTGTTGGAAGGAATGGCGGCAGGCGCTTGCGTAATTGCAAGCAACATTGACGGGTATTCACAGGTTGTAAAAGATGGTGAAGATGGTTTATTATTTGAACCTAAAAATCCGGTTGCAATTGCCGACACAATAATAAAACTCTATAAAGAACCCGAACTTTATAACCGCTTAGTAGCTAACGGCCGGCAAACCGCACTCAAATATTCCTGGGATAAAGTTACAAAAGAAATAGAAAAGTTTTATAATTATGTAAAAGAAAACAAGTGA